Part of the Deltaproteobacteria bacterium genome is shown below.
CGTGTCGCGTAGGGCATCGGAAATGGCATCCACCAACTGGTCTTCAACGAGTGGAACTACAATGTCGGTAACAATATCGCAGAGGAAATCTAAGATGCCGCAATCAAGGTTTACGTAAAGACCAGAGGTTTGAACGTTAAGAGAGCTCAGCTCAACTTGAGGCTGCCCATTAACAACATCAATATTTAGCGTGGCGTCCACATCGGCGTTGCTTAGGCCAACCCAGCCGTTCACACCGATTTCTGCAGGTCCAACGCCGCTGATTCCAGCACACACAATAAGTGCGCCATAGGCATAAATTGGAAAGTCAAAATCGGAAACCGTCATACTCAATTCCATGCCGCCATCGATGGCCTTCATGTAATTGATCCAAGGACCCGCCACATTGATCTGGCGATTCGCGTTGGGGTCGCGCCCAACCCAATAGCCTGTATCACTCGTAAACTCGAACCAGCTGCATGAAGATGGGCTTAAGGAGTCTTGCGCGAAGGCTGTTCCCGGAGGCGCAATCTCGTTGAAGTCGATGTACTGAAGAACCACTTCACCCAAGGTCGCCAAATCGTCGACATCGCTTCGGTCGTAGTCATCAATGATTGGCTGGTTCATGTGGGCGATGATGCCTTGGTCAGCCACCGAACTGTTACTCGTAGAGGTCAACGCCGGGTAATACTCTGGGCTTCGCAAATACGACTGAGCAATCACACGCCTGTTGCCACATTCATCTACCGCTTCACCATTAACAATCGTAAGACCCCAGCGGCTGTCTTGTGGCTGCGAAAAGTTTTCCGACGTACTCGCACCGCTGACGCTCAAATCAGTATTGTTGATGGAAAGTGCGGTCACGAAACTTAGAGAGTCATTGACGCTACCGTTAACCCAAATTTGTTGATCGCCATTTCCACCAGACTGCAGCATTTCTGCGCGGTTCGGTGAGTCCACCACAATCCTCGGAGGGGTTGAATCAACCCGCACGTTCAGGGCGAAGGGTTCAATGGTACTTTCTGGATGCTGCTCGCTTAGGACCTCAACCGTTAAGTCGTAATCCGCTTCTGCCTGAAGCCGGTAGGTACCGTCTCCCATGGCTACAAAGCCATCTTCGGGAACCGATGTGACTTGCACCGAAACGTTGGGAACAACGTTGCCCCAGTAATCGTACACAACCCAATCAATTGGGATATTGCGGTCTTGCCAAAAACAGTCTTGGTCTAGAGCATCCACGCCCCACGAGAAAGGAAGGCCGGGAACGACCGTCACAATCGCCGGAGACTCATCCCCGCCCGTATAACCAGGTGTTGTACAGTGAACCCAGTACTGTCCGGTAACCGTCGCGCTGAAATCCATGTCACCCATCACGAGGCCGTCATACGAAGCACCCATCGCAGCCGAAGGCACCACGGTCACGCTCGTTGTAACACCCTCAAGCGGGTTGCCGTATGAGTCGGTATAGGTACAGCTCACGCCCACGACCTCAGTGGGAGAAACAACATCTGCGGTAATCGTCGTCTGACTTTGCGCCGGGAATCCTGGCAAAACAGTAAGCTGCTCTGGCGTAACATCAACCACACCATTGGCAAGCTCACACGCCACCGGATAAGTCCCCACGAGGGTTCCGCGCAAAACATACTGGCTGGCGATTCCAAGATGGCGTTCAACAATTGGGTCCGTCGCAATTTCAATATCGCGTACGTTCAGAGAGGTTTCGTTGCCATAAGCATCAAACATCTGGCAATCCACACCGACGGCTACGCCCGCAACTGCACTCGTCGCATCTAGCCGAGTTTCCACCGCCACAGGCTCGCCCGGCTCAACGGTGAATTTATCACCCGAGATATCGGTCACTGCACCATCGCTTGTTCCGCAAAAAACGATGTATTCGCCCACCGCGGTTGGCGTGATCGTAAAGCGGTCACTCGATTCACTCAGGACTTCAATCACTGGTGCCACACGAGCGGTTAGCTCCAGCGCAGCCGCGGCCACTCCATCCTGCACACCCAGCAGCTCACATTGCACCTGCACAACGTCGCCAGCCTGGACGTAAGGGTTCAGGACCGTTGTTGTCACGCTCCAGCTGCTGCGGTCCAACGGCACGGTGTAACCATCAGGAATATCCATCCCGGGCGAACGTATGCCGCACCCGGCCAAAACTAAAATCGATACTATGGGGAGGTATTTATTCAACATGATAAGACCATAACGAACAGAATCTAATTGGGCATGCCGCGCCGCGTCAAAAACAGGTTCATCTTGACCCCGGCGGGCGTGTTTGCTTTTCTGCCCATGAAGGAGAGCTAAGTTAGTGCCATTGAACGAAAATTTCGGTGATTACATGCTTTTGGAGCAGGTCGGCATCGGCGGCATGGCTGAGGTCTACTTGGCGCGCCGTACGGGTATGGCGGGCTTTGAAAAAGACATCGTCATCAAGCGCATTCGACCTCACCTCACCGAGCAAAGAGCCTTCGTCAATATGTTCCTTGGCGAGGCAAAACTTGCCGCTCAGCTCATCCACCCCAACATTGTGCACATCTATGATCTCGGCCGGATCGAGGACAGTTACTTCATCGCCATGGAGTATGTAGCCGGGCAAGATATGAGCGCCATCATCCCCAAAATCAAAGAGCGGGGCATTCATCTACCTGTAGAATATGCATTAAAAATAGGTAGTTCCGTGTGCGAGGCCCTTAATTACGCGCACAACCAAAACGATACCCAAGGCAAGCCGCTGCAAATTGTTCACCGCGATGTTTCACCGGAAAATATCCGAATCGCCTGGACTGGAACCGTCAAAATTCTCGATTTCGGCATCGCCAAAGCGGCCACTCAAATGCACGAAACCAAGGCCGGGGAAATCAAAGGCAAGCTCTGTTACATGTCGCCCGAACAGGTGCTGGGAAAAGAAGTCGACAAGCGCTCGGACATCTTTGCATTGGGCTGCGTTCTTTACGAAGCGCTTACAAGTTTTAAACTTTATTCTGGCAGTAACGATCTCGATATTATGAATCAGATCATCGATGGCCGAATCTACCCGCCGAGCTACTTCCGAGATGAAATCCCGGCCCGAGCCGAAGAAATTATCATGAAAGCGCTTCAGAAGGATCGCAAGAAGCGTTACCAAACTGCACAAGAAATGCAGATGGATATCGATGACTTTCTAGCCCAAAACGAGTTCACCCCGTCGAATATGCACTTGGCCAACTTTCTCAAGCAGCAATTCAAGGAGGAACTGGCCGACGAGCAACAACGTAGGCGGATGGACACTCCAACATCGTCCAAGCAGCCAAACAGTCCCCCACCGCCGCCCAGTATTTCCGCGGTCACATCCCACTCAACACCCTCGAGCCAGCGCCTGGCCCGTCAGCTCACACCCGGAACAGCCGAACTTCAGCTTACGGTCCCCAACGATACCCTTGAGCGCCTAGAGCGCCTGGCTGGCAAGAGAAAACTTAGCCGTGAAGAAGTACTTCGCGACATCATTGAGCACTATCTAAAGTACCACTGAGTCAAGACAGCTCCGCCCCACAGATGCCTATTGTGTCACTTAGGCAAACCAGTCATCATTTGAAGTAAGAGACGTCAAAGTGTGGCGGCACGTGCCAATGGATTGTTTATGAACAAGAAAATCCTAGTGATTGATGACGATGAAAACATTCAAACGCTGCTGCGACAGCTTCTGAAGTCCCTCCAATATGAGGATATCCACTGCGTTGGCACCGGGCTCGAAGCGCTCGATTACCTCACAGACCACACGCCAGACCTTATCTTTTTAGATGTAGATATGCCCCGAATGGACGGCTGGTTGATGTGCGAAATCATCAACAACGTCAAACGTTGGAAAAAAATCCCAGTGGTATTTCAAAGCGCGCTGGTCGGCAGTGAAAATATCAAACGCGGTATTTCACTGGGTGCTCACTCTTATCTCGAAAAGCCCTATACACGTGAAGGTGTAAGCGAAGTACTCGATGCCGTTTTCAATGCCCAGGAGCATGAAGCGCCGACCACCCCTGAAATCAACATGGTCGTAAAACAAGTTGCTGAGGCAACCAAGCAAACCTTCAACCTGATGCTTGGAGCTCAAACCCATATCTTGAAGGTGAACAATCTCGACGCAAAAATCCAGGACCGAAATTGGGACTTCGCCGGCATGATACCCGCAGAAGGCGTGGCCGATATTGAGATCAGCATGGGTTGGTCACGTGACCTCGCGGCGTCCGCAGCCTGCGCCCTCATGCAAATGGACCCAAGCGAGCTGGACGACGATTTAATTCTCGACAGCATGCAAGAAATTCTCAATATGGTTCTTGGGTCAGCAGTTCGAATCATCGGGAAAACATTCCCCGTCAAACTCTCACTGCCTTCGGGCGGACAAGACTGCGGAATTCCTTACAAACAAACCGCTCGGCATAAATTCAAGGTTGACGTAAAAACTCGAAACTGGATCTTCCCAATCGTTGTGACGGTGGTACCACCCGATCAGATGCAGGCGGCTTAAAGGCCGTGCAATGACTCTCCTTCAACAATACGTGGAGAGTCTTTCCCTAATAGCCCATGGTGGATAACAGCTCGTGCCAACTCCGTGTTGGTGATGGAACGGTATCGGTCTCTTAAACGCCCTGCCCCGATCAAACCCATGGTGCCCAGCAAAACGTCACTTAGACCTGCTCCTATGCGCTCCATTGGCCTCGCATCATCTCTACCTTCTCCCGTAATGAACGAGGGGCGAATTGAAACGAAATTATCATAAGACTCTCGCAGAGCCTCTTCAATGCGGTGTCTCACTTTGAGATAGTCACCTTTGGCCTTCGGCCCAGAACCCGCCGAAGAGAGGTAGACAAAACGAGGTTGCGAAGTCATTTTCTGCCCAGCAACCAGGAGCTCCATCGTTAAACCGTAATCGACTGTTTCGTAAGTGTTCAGTGAAGCATCGCCACCCGATCGCCCCACTCTCTTTGCCCGTGCCTTGGTTGTTCCCAGTAAGCCAAACACATGCGTGGGCTCTAATTCCTTCAATCGTTCTTCAAAAGCCTGGGCTCGCCAAGAGGTCGTATCGAGATAAACGCCAGCGTCTTCTGCATAACTTTTCCAGCGCTCGAGCTGCCGCGAGTCTGGCCTAACATGCATGTAAGTTTCGATGTTTTGCTCGCCAAGCAAACGAGCCACTTCACGGCCCGTGTAACCTGTGGCCCCAGCAACAAAAGCACGTATCGGAGAATCGTTTCCCATCTAGATAACTTCTAGCGCATACCGCGGCGGCGGTCGTTTTGATTACGTCGTCGATAAAGCTCGTTGAGCCGCTCAACCGGGTCGTAAGCCTCTAAACCGTCAGCACCTGACTGGGGGTGATGGGCAAGCCAAATTGTATAATCGGCAATAAGTTCCATCATTTTTTCCCAAGCGCTCATCTCGCTGTAGGCCGTGGTGAACATTTCCGCCACTTCCCAAATACCTGGAGCCAACCGCCCGAATTCCTTCAAACCTTCACGTAAAATCTGTTGTTTCCGGGTGTTGATGAGCCCAAAAAGTCCTCTCGAGCGCATGTGGGTACCGTAAAAAATCAAAGCCCAGGCCCGGTAAATACGGGCACCTGGCACAGCTCCAACCAGCGCAGTCATTTCAGAGATAAAAGTCTCCACCCGCTGTACATCGCGCCGGGTATCGAGCCTGAAACCACCGGATGGGCTCGGTAGGGGGTACATAAAATTATCCCCAAAGAAATCTTGAAGAGCTAAACCGTAGCGCCGAAAATCAATTTCAGAAGGCGGTTCTACTTCCAGCTGCGGTTCACCCTGCAGCTCTGGCTCTTCCTCGACAATTTCTACGTCAGAAAGATCGTCGATCGATACTTCGTCTCGTCCCGGCTCAAATCGTGGATCGGCCTGAAGAATCGACATTTCGAAAATTTTCCACAAAGCCACCAACGCTGGCTCCGTGCCGACCAATTGCTCTCGAAAGGCTGTGAAACGCCCCGCTGCCCGGAGCTCTTCCAAAATATAGGGATACTGGGATTTTGCCTGGGCCTCGTCGTGATTCGCGGCTAAATCAAAACATATCAATGCAGAGGCCACCACGGATGCCTCATCCGCGCGGCGGCTCAGGTTTTCGTAGTAGCGTTGAAGAGTCTCGCAGTCTAACTCGCCTTGGCTATAACACTGTCCAAGCGCCGCACCGGGTTCTAATCGCGAGGTTTCCTGGTGAAATCGAGCTAAATCCATCAATCACTGGACTCAGCGACCAGATCGGCGAGGGTTGTCTGGTGTAGAATGGCCTGCATTTGACTCAGCGCATGATTGAATCGGGTGCGGATATGATCGGCTCCCACGATATCAAGTCGGTCGGCCTCCCCTAAGCGCTCGTTTTGGTAATGAATCTGTTCCGGCGCGCCTTCCAGCACTTCGATGACCTCGCCCATTGAGATTTCGAGTGGCGTTTTTGCTAAGAGGTAGCCGCCATGTGGTCCACGCACGCTTTTAACCAGTCCCGCAGCTCGTAGCTGAACCAAAAGCTGCCGGAGATAGTCTTCTGGAATCTGCTGTCTTTCCGCAATCGCGTGAATTTGAACAGGTTTCCCATGTTCAGCACGTGCAGCTAAATACACCAGAGCCCGAAGCCCGTAATCACCCCTAGAACCATCTTTCATAAGGCTTCGATACTATGGATGGGCCGGTTCAGAGTCAAACGATAGGATAGCTACATCGCAATCAAAGAAGGGCGCACGGGCGTATTTTTGAACTTTGGGTCACTTAAAGTCAGCTCTACGGCCACTTTCACCCTCTTACCGGTCGATTCGTTTCATCTCTATGTCCTTAAAAACGCGAGTTTCTTGCGAGAGTTCCCATTCGCTTTAAACTGAAAACGATTTTTAATTTTGGAGAAGTCTAAGCCGGTATTCGTACCTGCATGACGGTAAGGGGCGTGCCCATGGCACGAGAAAAATTCTGTGTCGGAATTGATATTGGAGCCAGTGGAGTCAAACTCTGCCAGCTCAGGCGCAAAAAGGATGAGTTTATCCTAGAGCACTACGGTCACGTGGCATTGCCACCTGCGACCATCGTTGACGGAGCTATGATGAATCCGGCACGTATTGTAGATGCCATCAAGGAACTCGTCTCAACGCACCGTATCCGTAACAAACGCGTTGCCTTCTCTGTGTCGGGACACTCGGTGATCATTAAAAAGATCTCTTTGCCACAAATGACCCGGCAAGAACTCGAGCAATCCATTCAGTGGGAAGCCGAACAGTTCATCCCATTCGACATCGCCGACGTTAATATCGATGTTCAGGTGCTAAACGAGCACTCTGGCCAACAAGGTCAGATGGATGTTGTGTTGGTTGCGGCCAAAAAAGACTTCATCGACGAGTACACCTCTGTTGTTACAGATGCAGGCTTGGAGCCTGTTGTGTGCGATGTTGATGCATTCGCAATCGAAAATATGTTTCTACAAAATTATGAAGCTCCGCCAAGCCAAACCATTGCCTTGGTCAATGTGGGAGCCTCAAAGACCAACATCAACATTATGTCCAATGGGCTCTCAAGCTTCACACGAGATCTCAATGTTGGCGGTAACAACTTCAGTGAAGAGATTCAAAAGCAACTCGGGGTCACCCGCGAGGAAGCTGAGGCACTGAAGTTCGGTGGTACCCAAGGTACTGGCGCCGACACAGTGGTACCTGAAGAGGTGCAGCGCTCACTTCAGGCAGTCAGTGATAACGTTGCTACAGAGCTTCAGCGCTCTCTCGACTTTTTCACCGCGACCAGCGCCGAGCCCGAACCTTCGCACATCTATTTGATGGGCGGGTCTTCCAAGCTCAATGTGCTCGAGCAGACGATTAAGACACGCTTAGGAGTCAACGTTACGGTTGCCGATCCATTTAGACGGATCAATACCGGCAGTCACGATGCAAAGTACATCAGTGACCAAGCGGCTACAGCCGGCGTTGTTATGGGTCTAGCACTCCGATTCCCGGGAGATAATTGATGCCAAAGATTAACCTACTCCCCATCAAAGCCGCCAAACGGTCTGAGACAGCCCGCAATGAACTCTTGGGTATGCTGGTTCTTTTTGCCGGACTCGTATTTGTTCTCTATTCTTGGAATACCTCTCTTGATGAAGATGTTCTGGAGACAAAGTCGCGTATCTCGAAGATGGCCAAAGAGATTAAAGAGCTCAGCGCAGAAGCCGAGCGCGTAGAGGAATTCGAAGCGAAAGCAAAGATTCTTGAAGACAAACAAGGCATCATTGAAAAGCTCAAGCGTCAAAAACGAGGTCCGGCCAAAGCTCTGCATGACCTGGCAACTCTTCTTACCGAACTCGATAAAGTTTGGTTGACCAGTATTACTGAGAACGAGCAAGTGATTCAATTTGAAGGTGGAGCGATGGACCATGAGGACATCTCCGAATTTCAAATTGGTCTGGAAAAACGATCGAAGTATTTTACAAAAGTCCAACTGAAAGTAGTGGAAACCAAGGTGCTTGACGGCGTCCGCTATCTCAAATGGAAAATCAACTGCATTGCGGACTTTTCAGCGGGGTAATCGATGGAAGATTGGGTAGAAACGTATGCCAGTACACCGCCTAGTAAGCGGTATTCGATGGCATTTCTTGGAGCGTTGGTGCTCTGCGGGCTCTATTACGTTCTGATGCATCAAGATGCTGAAGATAGACTCCAATACGCCAACCAGAACTTTAAAAAGCAGCAAGCCCAGGTCGTGAAGAAGCGCGAGTACGTCCAGAATATGGCCAAGTACGAAGCCCGGTTTAAGCAGCTCCAGCAGGAACTCGCTCACGCCCGAAGTGTTCTTCCTGATACCGCCGATGTGCCGCAGCTTTTGAGTCACCTTGGCAACAAGGCGCAGCAGACTGGACTTCAGATCGATTTCTTCGAGCCGCAAGAAGAGTCCGACAAAGGGTTTTATTCTGAGATTACTTTCGGGATGAAATTACGTGGCTCGTTTCACGAAATCGCAACGTTTGTTGATGCCATTGGTAAAATGGACCGAATCGTAAACGTCGCGGGTGTGAGCATGACCAATCCGAAATCCATTAATCAAAAGATTCTCGTTCAGGGCGCTTTTACCATCAAGACTTACCGGTTCAAGAAAGATGGTTAGCCAACCCAGGCTCTCGTTAAGGAGTAACGTGTGATTGTAACGAATAAAAAAGCAGGAACTTTGGAAAGGCTCGGGCGGCTTCGCCTCGGCTTATTCCTTACTGTTTTAGGCGCAGGCGCGATGTGCACCGGTTGTATCGGAGAGGAAGACGATGAGTCTTACCGAGTGGTACGAAGAGCCTCTAAGAAGAAACGTGCGAAAACGAAAACTGCCGAGGCTACCAACGAAGCCACAGCGCAAAAGACTGCGGTCTTCTCTTATTCTCCCATTGGTAAACGCGACCCCTTTAAGTCGTACATTAGCGTTCTCGTTAAAGACCCTAATGGAAATAAGAATAAAGAGACTTCACCCACCGAAGAATACGAGCTTGATCAATATAAATTGACTGGCCTCTTGTCTGGAACCAGTCAGCCACGTGCCCTGGTTTCAGATCCCAAGGGTGCCGGGCATGTTATAAAAATAGGAACACGGCTTGGACGTAATGGCGGCCGTGTTACTCGCATATCCAATAATACCGTTGAAGTTATCGAGGAGTTTCGAGCCCCGACCGGTGAACGCATACGGGTTCCGATAACTATAGAACTTCCACGTGAAGAAATTACTCTTAAGGCGCGCCCTTAAGGGCAAAGGAGCGAATCCATGATGTCCCTACGCTCATTGGACACCACTTTGTCTACAGCGAAAACCATTCGTAACCGTCCCAAAACTCTTGTTTTGATGGGCATTACCTTGGTTCTTTCCTACTTACTTACCACCGTCGCCAGCGCCTCCGTGCGTAACGTCATTGATAATGTCGACGTGGTCGGTGACGATCAAGATCGGATCATCCGTATTCATACGGGTACCAGACCGACATTTACAGTCTTCAAACTCACCAATCCAATGCGCGTTGTCATAGACGTCTCCGGTGGTGATGTGAGCGCTGTCGATGGACCTTTGGATATCGACGACGGCATCGTTGAGCAAATTGCCACACGGCAGTTTAGCTCAAATGGATTTTATGTTGGACGCGTGATCATCGGCTTCCAAACCGATGTTACTTACAATGTAAAAGCTGAGGACGATGCTTTAGTTATCCGTGCATCAACCGCGTCGATGGACGTTCAGCAAGCGTTGCCCGCACCGGAACGGCCTGTTGACCCGAAAGAACTCGAGCGAATTACCGCGGCCAAAAAGCTGGCTCAAGCAGCCCAGGTGAAGGCGACTCAAAATCAGCGCCAAGCTGAAGAGCTCAAAGCCCAGGCTGAAAAGACCCGCGTGGCAGCAAGCCAAGCACAAGAAAACGCCAAAGCAGAACGCGCGAAAGCAAGCGCAGCCATTGCTCAGGCCAATCAAAAACTAGAAGCGGCTTCCGTTAAAGAATCAAAGATAGCTGCCGAATCACAAAATCTAGATCGCCAGCGTAAGCAGATTGAGAAGCGTAACCAGGCCCTCGAAGAAAAGCAGAGTCAAGGACAAGAGCGTCTGGCTAAGCAGGAAAACGAACTTAAAAACCGCCAAGCGAAAGCCGAGAAAGCAGCCAAACGCAACCAAGCTGAAGCCCAAGAGCTGGCTAAGCGTGAAAAAGAAATCATGCGCCGAGAAGCTCAGGCAAAGGCAGCCGCTAAGGCTCAAGCTCGTCATCAAACTGAAGTCAAGCAAGCGACTCTCACCGGCGTAAAGAAAAACGGAAAAGGTTTAAATACCGCCGTCTTACTCACGGTCAAAGGCAACCCTTCACTTCAAGTTGAACGTATTGAAAATCCACCTCGCCTCGTCATTGATATGATGGAAACCACGCGAGATAGTGCTCGCAGCGTCTATGGTGTGAAAAGCCCGTATGTTCGCCGAGTACGACTTGGAGAACACGACAAAAATCTACGTGCCGTTCTCGACCTTAGAGACGGCAATTCCACGCACCATGTGAAAAAAGTGCCTGAAGGTATTTTGATCAGCATGTCTCGGGTGGAACCTGAAGCGGAAATCGCGACGGGTGGCCCTGAACAAGAAAAGGCCCTCGAGCTTTCAGACGTTCAATTTAATCGCCAAGGAAAAATTGCTCGCATTGAACTGGGCATCGCTCCAGAAGAAATGCCACGGGTTGATACTCGATCTAAAAAGGCATGGATCCTAAACATCAAGGGCGCAACAATTTCCAAGGCACTCGAGAAGAGCCTCGACACAACGGCCTACGATACCGTTGTCCGTCTCGTCTCAACGTATCAAGCATCTGAGAATCCACCGGTTGTAAAAGTGGTTGCCAACATCACGGGCCCTGCCAAGCACCGCCTGAAAAAAGAAAACGGCAAACTGATTTGGGAAATTACTGGCGACGGCAATGAGCCTGCACGGGTTGCAAGCTCAAGCGCTCCGCAAACAGCAGGGTTCGTCTCACAAGCTGCATCCACATCCAAAGCTGTACAAGCAACAACACGTTCGAAGCGTAAGAAGAAAAAGCCAATCACGCTGGACTTGCAAGACGCTGATATGATCAACGTGCTACGACTTCTTTCAGAGATTTCTGGTGAAAACATCATCGCCAGCGATGAAGTTAAAGGCAACATCACCTTACGACTGCGCAACGTTCCATGGGACCAAGCGCTGGATACTATTTTGAGAACCAAGGGCTATTCCCGAGTTCGTCAAAACAACATCATCCGAATCGCACCTGCTTCGGTCATTCAAGAAGAGCGTAAAGCTGAACTTGAGCGGCGTGAACTCAAGGCCAAGGCTGAACCCACGGCCATCAAGCTTGTTACGGTAAACTATGCGATTGCTGCCGACATTAAGCTTCAGCTTGAACCGCTGATGACCGAACGCGGCAGTGTTCAAACAGATGAACGTACCAATACTTTAATTGTTGAAGACGTACTTTCAAACATTGATCGGCTGGTGTTGCTTACTCGCAAACTCGATAAGCAAACACCACAGGTTCTGATTGAAGCGCGTATCGTTGAAGCCAACAGCAATGAACTTCAAGAGCTCGGTATTCAATGGGGCGGCGTGGGCCAGATGACCGCCAATGAGGGCAACCCAACGGGTCTTCAATTCCCAGGTGATGTCACCGTAAGCGGCGCTGCAAGTGACCAAGGTACGCTTACTCAAGGTACTTATTCTCCTGCCCAATACGCAGTAAACCTTCCCGCGGCCATCGGTTCGGGCAGCGGCGGTGGTTTAGGCTTTATCTTCGGCTCAGCTGGCGGAAGTCAGTTGCTTGCTCTGAGATTAACCGCCATGGAAGAACGCGGTACGGGTCGTATCATCAGCTCACCGCGAATCACCACATTGGACAACAAGACGGCAAAGATCGCGCAAGGTCTTGATATTCCAATCAGTGTTGTCTCAGCCAGTGGCACAAACACGAAGTTTGTACCGGCTAACCTCGAACTTGAAGTTACGCCTCACGTAACAAACGACGGTAGCATCTTGATGCAAGTGAAGACTGAGAAGAACGAAGCAGACTTCTCGCGAACTGGCGCTCAAGGTGATCCTACAATTTTGAAGAAGTTTGCCGAGACAGAAGTATTGGTAGCAGACGGAGACACTACAGTTATCGGTGGTATCTATACCCGGACAACAAGTGAAACCTACGCTGGTGTACCTTTCTTCAGTGATATTCCAGTTATCGGGTGGCTCTTTAAGAAGCGCCAAAAAACAGACAAGCGAGCAGAGCTCTTGATCTTCATCACGCCTCGAATCGTGAATAGAAGAGAATCAAGAATTCAAGCTTCTTCCTTGTCCACTGAACCCGAGAAGATGTAGGGAGACGCCTGAATCCTAACAAGGGAAATGGCGTGATGATGAAGACCAAGACCACAACAGATATTCAAACTCGAACCAGCAGCAGAAACCTGCAGACCGGTGCGCGTGAGAGTAAAGACTCCACCCAAGACACTGGTAAGCCACATATTGCGCTTGTTGGTTTCATGGGCGCGGGAAAGTCTGCTGTGGGTAAAGCGCTTGGTCAACGCCTCAAGGTTCCATTCATCGATTTGGACGAAGTCATTGTGCAAGAGGCCGGGATGAGTATTCCCGACATCTTCAAAAACAGTGGTGAGGTTGCATTTCGCGCGAAAGAGCGCCGAGCACTGCGCAATGTATTGCAAAGTGACACGCCTTGTATTCTCGCAACCGGTGGCGGCACCTTCATGGATGACACCATGCGCGAGAACCTAAATGAACGAGCACAGACAGTTTATTTAAAAACTGACGTCGCGACGCTCATGGGACGACTTTCCAATTCAGGTGAAATCGAATCACGCCCTCTTCTCACAGGTCCAGACCCTGCAAGTACGGTAGACAGGCTTCTGAAAAAGCGTACTCCCGTTTATGAACAATGCGAAAAAAGCGTCACAACGACAGCTCGCAGTGTCGAAGACGTGGTCGCAGAGATCATGCGTTCCTTGCAGCTTGAAAGAGCAAAACGTACACCGCGCGCAGAAACGCCTCATGCAGAGCAAGAAGTCGCTCAAACAAGCATGCACAAACGGGCCACACAAAAAGGTGAGGCGATTACCATCCACGTGAGCGCCTCTTCAGGTGATTACGAAGTTGAACTGCGCCCGACCGCAGGACCATGGATAGCCGAAGGCATCGCTGAAAGATGCAAAGGCTCCAAGCTGGCGGTTATCACAGACACAACGGTTGCACGGCTTCACGCGGACGACTTCGTTCATTCTTTGAAAAAGCTGGGCAAAGACGTCCTGCTCATTCAAGTTGAGCCTGGTGAAAAATCGAAAACGCTGGGAACTGCCAGCAGACTTTACGAACAACTTCTAGAACATGGTATGACCCGCCAAGACGCTGTTGTGTCACTTGGT
Proteins encoded:
- the pilQ gene encoding type IV pilus secretin PilQ → MMSLRSLDTTLSTAKTIRNRPKTLVLMGITLVLSYLLTTVASASVRNVIDNVDVVGDDQDRIIRIHTGTRPTFTVFKLTNPMRVVIDVSGGDVSAVDGPLDIDDGIVEQIATRQFSSNGFYVGRVIIGFQTDVTYNVKAEDDALVIRASTASMDVQQALPAPERPVDPKELERITAAKKLAQAAQVKATQNQRQAEELKAQAEKTRVAASQAQENAKAERAKASAAIAQANQKLEAASVKESKIAAESQNLDRQRKQIEKRNQALEEKQSQGQERLAKQENELKNRQAKAEKAAKRNQAEAQELAKREKEIMRREAQAKAAAKAQARHQTEVKQATLTGVKKNGKGLNTAVLLTVKGNPSLQVERIENPPRLVIDMMETTRDSARSVYGVKSPYVRRVRLGEHDKNLRAVLDLRDGNSTHHVKKVPEGILISMSRVEPEAEIATGGPEQEKALELSDVQFNRQGKIARIELGIAPEEMPRVDTRSKKAWILNIKGATISKALEKSLDTTAYDTVVRLVSTYQASENPPVVKVVANITGPAKHRLKKENGKLIWEITGDGNEPARVASSSAPQTAGFVSQAASTSKAVQATTRSKRKKKKPITLDLQDADMINVLRLLSEISGENIIASDEVKGNITLRLRNVPWDQALDTILRTKGYSRVRQNNIIRIAPASVIQEERKAELERRELKAKAEPTAIKLVTVNYAIAADIKLQLEPLMTERGSVQTDERTNTLIVEDVLSNIDRLVLLTRKLDKQTPQVLIEARIVEANSNELQELGIQWGGVGQMTANEGNPTGLQFPGDVTVSGAASDQGTLTQGTYSPAQYAVNLPAAIGSGSGGGLGFIFGSAGGSQLLALRLTAMEERGTGRIISSPRITTLDNKTAKIAQGLDIPISVVSASGTNTKFVPANLELEVTPHVTNDGSILMQVKTEKNEADFSRTGAQGDPTILKKFAETEVLVADGDTTVIGGIYTRTTSETYAGVPFFSDIPVIGWLFKKRQKTDKRAELLIFITPRIVNRRESRIQASSLSTEPEKM
- the aroB gene encoding 3-dehydroquinate synthase; the encoded protein is MMKTKTTTDIQTRTSSRNLQTGARESKDSTQDTGKPHIALVGFMGAGKSAVGKALGQRLKVPFIDLDEVIVQEAGMSIPDIFKNSGEVAFRAKERRALRNVLQSDTPCILATGGGTFMDDTMRENLNERAQTVYLKTDVATLMGRLSNSGEIESRPLLTGPDPASTVDRLLKKRTPVYEQCEKSVTTTARSVEDVVAEIMRSLQLERAKRTPRAETPHAEQEVAQTSMHKRATQKGEAITIHVSASSGDYEVELRPTAGPWIAEGIAERCKGSKLAVITDTTVARLHADDFVHSLKKLGKDVLLIQVEPGEKSKTLGTASRLYEQLLEHGMTRQDAVVSLGGGVVGDLGGFVASTFLRGVGFFQVPTTTLAAVDSSVGGKTAVNTPRGKNLVGTFYPAKKVFIAASHLATQSPRQNAAGLIEALKMAATLDIELFETIVDNAQALLDFEPQTLLSILGASVAIKARVVSEDEREAGLRAVLNYGHTVGHAIEAGENFQMLHGEAVALGMIAEAQWAEMEGYGNQVSSSLRQAVESLGFIPEWRKKKIDIDALSVDKKRIGSGVKIPIVSQIGSFDFRTVPVSALAEFVKRRSTI